The window ATGGCGCCGGTGTAGGTAGCCGGGTTTGAACGGGGCGTACGGCCGATGGGCGCCTGGTCCACGGCAATAACTTTGTCCAGGTGCTCGATTCCCCTGATCTCCCTGAACCGTCCGGGCGCCGTCCGGGCGCCGTTGAGCTTTTGGGCCAGGGCGGCATACAAAATTTCGTTCACCAAGGTGCTCTTCCCCGACCCGGACACCCCGGTCACACAGATAAAGGTCCCCAGGGGAAAACGGACATCGATGTCCTTGAGGTTGTGTTCCCTCGCCCCCAAAATTTCCAGCCACTTCTCCGTCGGCTTCCTCCTGACGGCCGGGACGGGGATGCGGCGCTGGCCGCTCAAGTACTGGCCGGTCAAAGAATGGGGACAGGCCATGACCTCGTTTAAGGGCCCGGCCACCACCACCTGGCCTCCGTGGGCGCCGGCGCCGGGCCCGATATCGATGATAAAGTCGGCTTCCCGCATGGTTTCCTCATCGTGCTCCACGACAATAACCGTGTTGCCCAGGTCGCGCAGGTGTTTCAGGGTGGCTATGAGGCGCGCGTTGTCCCGCTGGTGCAGCCCTATGCTGGGCTCGTCCAAAATGTACAGCACGCCCACCAGCTGGGACCCGATCTGGGTGGCCAAGCGAATACGCTGGGCCTCCCCTCCCGAGAGGGTGGAGGTCGGCCGGTCCAGGGTGAGGTAGTCGAGGCCCACATCTATCAAGAACTGCAGGCGGGACCGGATCTCCTTTAGAATCTGCCGGGCGATTATCCGCTCCCGCTCGGTGAGGTCCAGCCCGTCGAAGAACTCCCGGGCCTCGGCCACCGAAAGCCGGGTTACCTCATAAATATTCTTACCCCCCACGCGTACCGCCAGGGCCTCGGGCTTCAGCCGGGCTCCCTGGCAGGCGGGACAGGGTTTCTTGCTCATGAACTCCTCGATCTCCGCTCGCGACCATTCGGACTCGGTCTCCTGGTACCTCCTCTCCAGGTTGGGTATAACGCCCTCGAAGGAGGCCTCGTAGCTGCGGTGCTCACCGAAGCGGTTCGTGTAGCGAAAGCGGATCCTCTCCCGCCCGCTGCCGTAAAGGAGGACCTGGACATGTTCCGGCTTCAGGTTGCGCACCGGCTCATCCAGACTGAAGCCGTAATGCTCGGCTACGCACTCCAGCATCTGGAGGTAGCCGTTGGCCCCGCGGCCCCAGGGAGCAATGGCCCCCTCCCTCAACGTGAGGGTAGGGTCGGGTATAACCAGGGCCGGGTCCACTTCCATGCTGGTGCCCAGGCCCGTGCATACAGGGCAGGCCCCGTAGGGGCTGTTGAAGGAAAACAGCCGCGGCGCCACTTCCGGCAGGCTGAAACCGCAGTCGGGACAGGCAAACTTGGCGCTGAAGAGGAGGTCTTCGCCGCCCTCCACCTCCACCAGGGCTACGTCATCCGCCAGTTTAAGGGCGGTTTCCAGGGAGTCGGCCAAACGCCTTTCAATGCCCGGCCGGATCTTAAGGCGGTCCACCACAACCTCTATGGTATGCTTTTTGTTCTTGTCCAGCCTGATCTCTTCCGAGGTCTCCCGCAGCTCACCGTCGACCCGCACCCGGACGTAGCCGTTCCGGCGGATCTCCTCTAGAAGGGAGCGGTACTCTCCCTTGCGGCCCCGGACCACCGGCGCCAGGATCTGCAGCCGGGTGTCCTGGGGATAAGCCAGCAGGCGGTCTACCATCTGGGATACCGTCTGGGGAGCGATGGCCCGTCCGCACCGGGGGCAGTGGACCCGGCCCACCCGCGCAAAAAGGAGGCGCAGGTAATCGTAGATTTCCGTTACCGTGGCCACGGTAGAGCGGGGGTTATGGCTGGCCGTCTTCTGATCGATGGCAATAGCCGGCGACAGGCCCTCGATGTAGTCCACATCCGGCTTATCCAGCTGCCCCAAAAACTGGCGGGCATAGGCCGATAGGGATTCCACGTAGCGGCGCTGTCCCTCGGCGTAAATGGTATCAAAGGCCAGGGAGGACTTCCCTGACCCGGATAACCCCGTAATGACCACCAGCTTATCCCGGGGAATTTCTATATCGATATTCTTTAAATTGTGGGCTCGTGCACCTTTGACTACGATCTTTTCTTTAGGCATATACCAGATCCCTACCCTATGCCCTCCCTCAAAGACCTTACCGGTTCCCGGTCCCCTTGCGGACGGGCGGCCCCGGCCCGCCCCCGGTGCTAGCCTGCCTGCTCCTTTAGCTCCAGGATGGCGTCCCGCAGTTCAGCCGCCCGCTCGAATTCGAGGCGCCGGGCCGCTTCCCGCATTTCCTTCTCCAGGCGCTTTATGAGGGAGCGCAGCTCTCTACGGTTCATCTTCTTTTGAGGCGGTTTGGCCCGGTAGGTGGCCGGCTCTTCGGCCGCCCGGGTGGCCTCGATGACATCCCGCACAGGTTTGACCACCGTCCGGGGGGTGATGCCGTGCTTCCGATTGTACTCCATCTGGATCTTGCGGCGCCGGTTGGTCTCATCAATGGCCCGGCGCATGGATTCCGTAATGGTATCGGCATACATTATGACTTGACCCTCGGCATTGCGGGCGGCCCGCCCGATGGTCTGGATGAGGGAGCGTTCCGAGCGCAGGAACCCTTCCTTGTCGGCGTCCAGGATGGCCACCAGGGACACCTCCGGCAGGTCCAACCCTTCCCGCAGCAGGTTGATGCCCACCAGGACGTCGAAGACCCCCAGGCGCAGGTCCCGGACGATTTCCATGCGCTCAATGGCGTTGATATCCGAATGGAGGTAGCGCACCTTGATGCCCATTTCCTGCAGGTAGTCGGTCAGGGCCTCGGCCATCCTCTTGGTAAGGGTGGTTATCAGCACCCGCTGGTTCTTGGCCACCCTCTTCCTGATCTCTCCCAGGAGGTCGTCCATCTGACCCGCCACCGGCCGGACGATGACTTCCGGGTCCACCAGCCCGGTGGGCCGGATGATCTGCTCCACGACCTGCTGGGAGTGCTCCAGCTCAAAGGGCCCCGGCGTGGCCGATACGTAGATAACCTGGTTCACGCGGTCCATGAATTCGGCAAAGGTCAAGGGCCGGTTGTCCAGGGCCGAGGGCAGGCGGAAGCCGTATTCTACTAACGTTTTCTTGCGGGAATAGTCGCCCTCGTACATGCCCCCGATCTGGGGCACGGCGATATGGGATTCGTCAATGAAAAGCAGGAAATCGGGCGGAAAGTAATCCAGCAGGGTGTAAGGCGGTTCTCCCGGAGCCCGGCCGGTGAGGTGGCGCGAGTAGTTCTCGATCCCTTTACAGAACCCGACTTCCCGCATCATCTCCAGATCAAAGCGGGTGCGCTGTTCCAGGCGCTGGGCCTCCAGGAGCTTCCCGGCGTCCCTCAGCTCCTTAAGGCGCTCTTCCAGCTCGGCCTCAATACTGGCCAGGGCCCGCTCCATCTTGGCCTCTTCCACCACATAGTGGCTGGCGGGGAAGATGGCCACGTGGTAACGCCGCCCGAGGATTTCGCCCGTCAGGGTGTCTATCTCCAGCAGGCGTTCCACTTCGTCTCCGAAGAACTCGACGCGAATGGCCTTGGCATCAAAGGAAGCCGGGAATATTTCCAGGACGTCGCCGTGGACGCGGAAGGTACCCCGCCGCAGTTCGTAATCATTGCGGGTGTACTGGATATCCACCAGTTTGCGGATAATGGCATCCCGATCGTATTCCTGGCCCTCCCGCAGGGATACCATGAGCTTGCTGTAGTCCTCGGGAGAACCCAGGCCGTAAATACAGGACACGCTGGCCACGATAATAACGTCTCTCCGCTCGAACAGGGCGGCAGTGGCCGAGTGGCGCAGCTTATCTATCTCGTCATTGATGGAGCTATCCTTCTCAATATAAGTATCGGTTTCCGGTACATAGGCCTCCGGCTGGTAGTAATCGTAATAGCTCACAAAATACTCTACCGCGTTATGGGGGAAGAACTCCTTGAATTCCCCGCACAGCTGGGCCGCCAGGGTCTTATTAGGAGCCAGCACCAGGGTGGGACGCTGTACCGCCTGGATAACCTGGGCCATGGTATAGGTTTTCCCCGTGCCCGTAGCTCCCAACAGGGTTTGGTGGCGATAACCCTTTTTAAGCCCCTCCACCAGGGCCGCAATGGCCTTGGGCTGGTCTCCCTTAGGCTCAAAATCAGCCTTCAGGACGAAACGAGCCATTCCTTCCCCCCCTTGCCCTGTATTATACCACAAAGAGTAGTGGCGGCAACTTTCCGGGTAGTTAACCCTTGTGTTGCCGCCACCACCGATAGAGCCAGCCGCGGGTGGAGAGTTCTACCTGGGGCTTATCCCCGGGCTCCGGTACCAAAATAGTCCCTAGAGGTTCATCGGGCCCTTTATAAGTTAGGGCCACCCGTTCCTGCCCGCTTTCCCTTTGGTAGAACCGCACCTCCAACCTGCCTCCCCCTGCGCTCACGGCCTCGGCCAGGCTCGCACGGCCCGTCACCGGAAAACCGTTGACCTCTAGAATAATGTCGCCGCTCCTGAGCCCGAGCCGGGCGGCGGCGCTGTTCTTGGTAACATCGAGTATTCTGGCACCGCTCTCGGTAAAAACGTAAAAGGCCTGCCCTTTTGCTTCCGCCCGGCGCCCCAACCATATGGTGCACTCGTGGCCCAGAGGGGCAAAGAGGGCCGCCAGCCAGGCCAGGGGGCGGACATAAGAAGCCAGGATGGCCAAGCCCAGCAGTATGAGACTGTAGAAGGCCAGGTGGCGGGCCGACACCCTGCTCTTTTGTTCCGGGGAAGTGGTAATGGCCACGTCGCCGTATCCCAACCCCGCCGCTACCGGCAGCACTACAAACAGGGCCTCTTCAGGATCGGGCATGGCCGCCGGCCGGATCAGGGGCCACCAATCAGGCATGGGTACTACCCCGCCCGCCTGCAGCCACGGCGGCAGGGATACCAGAGCCAGGGCGGCAATGGGGATAGGCCAGAACTTCTGCATGTTGAAGGCTCCCACCACCTGCCCCCGGTGCTCGGTGTATACGGGAACAGCGCCCAAGTGCCCGCTTATACGGATGAGGACCGCCTCCACCATGTGTAACACGGCTATCAGGCCCATGAGGTGAGGAACATCTACCTGGGGCCAACCAAAAATCAGGCTGACCAGGGAGACAATGCCCCCCGCATAGGAAAAACAGAGGAAGCGGGGGCTCAAAAGCATGAGGATTAGGGCCAGGCCCCATAAATAACTAATTCCTATGTTACTCAGCGAAACACCCACCAGCACCATAACGAAGCTACCTCCCAGGCCCCCCAGGAGGCCGTGAAAGGTAGCCAGAAGGGTGTACTGCCAGACGGGTTCCCCGCCCACGCCAAAGAGCTCCTGTTTCAGCCGCGTCACCCGCCGATACTGGTAGCCCACCAGGAGCACCAGCAGCCAGAAAAGAGGATTTAACAGCAGACTCAGCTGCGCATGAAGGATAAAGGGAATAATGTCCTGTAAAGGTATCAACGCTTCATCCTGCTCCCTACTAAAATACCTCGTTGGCGGCCAAGCCACCTAAAAACTCGCCCCCCTGCCGCTCGCCCGGGGCCTTTTCGCATGTCCGCCGGCCCTTAATAACCCGAAAAAAGGTCTCCCTCAAGCCGCCGGGCGCTCGGCCAGCTTTGCCTGCAGAATTTCCACCGCCTTCTTTAACTGGGCATCCCGCTCCAGGTCGGGAGGGTTGGCCAGGACTTCTTGCTCCACCTGGGGATCAAGGGGCACCTGGTAGTCGGGTGTTATCCCGGTTTTATCTATATCCCTTTTTGCCGGCGTCAAGTATTTATGGGTGGTGAGCTTAACCGCCGCACCTCCCTTCAACTCGAAAAGGGTCTGCACTACCCCTTTGCCGAAGCTAGTCTCCCCTACCAGAACTCCCGACCCGGTGTCTTTTATGGCCCCGGCTATTATTTCCGCCGCGCTGGCACTGCCCTTGTTTATCAGCACCACCAGGGGCACCTGAATATTGTGTCCCGTGGCCTCCAGGGCCTCGGTCCTTTTCTGGTCCACAATGTAGACCACCGGCCCCCGGGGCACAAAGTAGGACGCCACTTCCACCGCGCCGTGCAGGGATCCCCCGGGGTTGTTGCGCAGGTCCAGCACCAGGCCCCGCAAGCCCTGCCCCCGCAGCTCTCCCAGTAGCTGTCCCAGGTCTCTCCCCGTCTGTTCGTTGATCATGCTGAGGCTGATGTAACCGATTCCAGGGTAGGCCGGAAGCATCCGACCATCCACGGTAGGTATTTTAATGTTTTCCCGTACCAGGGTAATCTTGCGCGGCTCCGCCGCCCCCGGAGTGAGGACCGTGAGTTGGACGCGGGTTCCAGGTTCGCCCTGCATAAGGCTGGCGGCGGTATCCAGGTCCATACCCGCCGTGTCGCGGTCGTCGATGGCCAGGATATAATCCCCGCTCTTTATACCCGCCCGCCAGGCAGGACTGCCTTTGAAAGGGGAAACCACCACTAAGCGCCTGTCTTCCTCCTCCAGGGTAATAAGTAAGCCCACTCCGCCGTAGGTACCCTGTACATGTTCTTCTAACCGCCGGTACACGTCAGGGGGCAAATAAGAAGAATAAGGGTCATCAAGGGCTTCCACCATACCCTTGATGGCCCCCTCCAGCAATTTGTCCACCGGAACGGGGTTTAAAGACTGCCACCGTACCAGACTGTAAACCCGTACTGCCTCCTGGACCCTCTGGTAGTGGGCCGCCACCGCCACGACCAATCCTGCGGTCACCAATACGCAAAGGGCCAGGAGGCCATAAACAACTCGACGCCAGGTTTTCCGCAAGCCTGCCACCGCCTACCTGATAACTTAGTTTGCACCTGCTAGTCCATCATATGTGAGCGCCTCGTCTTTTAGTATCAATAATACTGGAGCGGATTGGTAGGCTCCCCTCGCAACTGGGTTTCGAAGTGCAGGTGGGGTCCCGTGCTCCACCCGGTGGAACCCACTCGCCCGATTACCTGCCCCCGCTTTACCTCCTGTCCCTCCCTCACTAGGATGGCAGAGAGGTGGGCATACATGGTGGAGAACCCGCCCCCGTGATCAATGATTATGTGATTCCCGTAAGCTCCCAAGAAACCGGTGGAAATGACCTGCCCGTCTTCAGCGGCCAGCACCTCGGTTCCCATGGGAGCCGGTATATCAATGCCGCTGTGGAACCGCTGGGTCTTCAGCAGGGGGTGAATGCGCCAGCCGAAGGGTGAAGAGATGCTGGTATATCCGCGCAGCGGCCATAAGAGATCGCTGGTGCCCCGGGGACCTAGCTGCCGCCTGTTCTGTGCCTGGATGGCCCGGATCTTGGCCGCAATCTGACGGGACAAAGCCTCCAATTCGTCCAGGGCCTGGGCTACCCTCTTCTTCTCCTCTTCCACCCGGGCCAGGAGCCGCTGTTTTTCGGCCTGGCGCGAGGCCAGCACGGCCCGCTCCCCGTCGGCCTGGCGCTTCAGCTTGGCCAGGGCGTCCCGCTCCGCTTCCAGGGCCGCCTTCTGGGCGGCAATCCGCTCCATCTCCGCCTTGATCTCTTCTACAAGGCGCATATCGTTCTCGGCAATTTTACCCAGCAACTCCATGCGCACCACGAAATCATTAAAGCTCGTGGACTGGAGCAGGACTTCCAGATAGCTTACCTGACCGTTCTGATAGATTTCCTTGAGCCGCCGGCAGAAAAGATCGATGCGCTCCTGCTGCATGGCCTCTGCCCGCGCCAGTTCTTCCGCAGCTCGATCCACACGCGCCTGGGCTGCCTCTAGTTCCGCCTCCAGCCTCTGGATTTCCTGTTCCTTGGCCTTTATCTCGGCCTCCAGCTCCTCAAGCTGTTGCAGGAGCTCCTCTCCTTCGCTTTTCTTGTTCTCCAGAAGCCGGTTCTGTTGTTTGATCTTGGATTCCAGTTCCTTCTGCTGCTGCCGCAGGTCATCTAAATCAGAACCGCTGCCGGCCGCAGGAGATACGCCGAGGAGAAAAAACAGGGCTATAATGCCGGCCAACGTTCGCGAACGCAAGGCATACCCTCCCTTATTATACTGCAACCCAGACCGCTAAACCTTCAAGAAGCGGTGGACGGCCAAAAGGCTTCCCGCCGCCCCTATAGCCGCCCCACCGGCTGTCAAGCCCAAACCGCTATACCACAAGATCCACCCCTCCCGCAGAAGGGGGACAAACACCAGGCTTAGACTAATTTTGTTCACGAGGGACGAATACCCGGCCGCCACGGCAGCCGCTGCCAGAGCTCCCCCTGTGAGGCCCAAAAAGAAGCCCTCCAGCAGAAAAGGCCAACGGATAAACCAGTCGGTAGCCCCCACGTATTTCATGATGTTGATCTCCCGGCGCCGGGCGTAAACCGCCAAGCGAATGGTGATCATGAGAAGCAGGAGGCTACCGACACCGAGGAGAACCACTATGCCGGCCCCCAGGTAGCGCACCCAGCGCACCACCGCCAGCAGCCTTTCCACCACCGCCTGACCGTAGTTGACCTCTTCTACCCCCGGCATGCTGTGGATGGCTTGGGCGATTTCGCCGATCTGGGCCGGGTCCTGCACCTTGACGCGCAGATAATCGGGCAGGGGGTTCACTCCCCCTGTGGCCTTCAGGAGTTCTTCTTCGCTCCCGAACTGCTGGGCCAGGGTCTTAAGGCCTTCCTCTTTGGTCACCAACACTACATCGGTTACTCCTGGGAAATTCTTAAGGCGCTCCTGTAAAGCCAGGGCCTCTGAGCGCGGAACATCTACTTCTAAAAAGGCGGCAATTTCCACGTTAGACTGCAAAGTAGTGGCGATAAAGTTAATGTTGAGGATGAGGAGGATGAAGGTACCTAAGATAAAAAGGGTCACCGCCACGCTGATGGCTGCCGCCAAGCTCATCCAGGCATTGCGCCACAGGGAAAGGGCGGCCTGCCGCAGGAACAGCCCGAAGGTCCTAAGCTTCATAACCGTAAACCCCTTCCCTGTCGTCGCGCACCAGCCGGCCCTTGTCCAGGGCGATGACCCGCCGTTTTAGCGTGTTGACTATATCCCAGGCATGGGTGGCCATGATGACGGTGGTGCCCAGGCGGTTGATTTCCAGGAGTAAAGCCATGATCTCCCGGGAGGTGGCGGGATCCAGGTTCCCGGTGGGCTCGTCCGCCATGAGGATGCGGGGACGGTTGACAATGGCCCGAGCAATGGCCGTCCGCTGCTGTTCACCGCCCGAAAGCTGGTGGGGAAAAAGATGGGCCTTGCCCAGCAACCCTACCTGGGCCAGGACCTCCTCCACCCTGGCCTTGATCTCCCGGGGAGGCGCTTCGACCACCTGCAAGGCAAAGGCCACATTCTCGAAGACGGTACGGTCCGGCAGAAGGCGAAAATCCTGAAAGATAACGCCAATATTACGGCGAAGCATGGGTATTTCGCGGGGGCGGAGGCGCGTTATGCTGCGGCCCGCCACAATGATTTGACCCTTGGTAGGCAGCTCCTCGCGGAACAGCAAACGAATAAAAGTTGTTTTTCCTGCCCCGCTGGGCCCCACCAGAAACACAAACTCACCTTTATCGATTTTTACGCTGACATCCTTCAGGGCATATATGTTCTGGTTGTAGACTTTGGTTACGTTGAAAAACTGGACCAACCCTTCACCTACCCCCAAAGAAGACAGAAAGAAACAACCCCGTAGGGTTGTTTTCGACATTACCAGCAAAATTCCTCTTCGGAGGTCTACTTTTGTAACAGAACTTCCCTGACATTTTTTTCTATGTCTGGCACCGACAGGCCATATCGACGTAAAAGATCTTCCGGGGAACCGGACTCCCCGAAGGTATCCCGCAGGCCAACCCTCCGCAGGGGAACCGGGTATTCTTCCGCCAGGACCTCGGCCACGGCGCTGCCCAAACCGCCTATAATGCTGTGCTCCTCGGCCGTAACCAGGGCACCGGTCTCCCGGGCCGCCTCTACCACGGCCTCCCGATCCAGGGGTTTAATAGTGCTCACGTTCAAGACTCCCACCGAGAGGCCTTCGGCCTCCAGACGCCGGGCGGCTTCCAGGGCCAGGGCTACCATATAGCCGCAGGCCAGGATGGTGGCATCCCTGCCGCGGCGCAGGCGGTGGGCCTTCCCCACCTGGAACCGGTAGTCCTCATCGTAGATGATCGGAACGCTCATACGGCCCAGGCGAATATACACCGGCCCCTCATGCCGGGCGGCGGCGAAAACGGCCTGACGGGTTTCCACCCCGTCGGCCGGCACGATCACCGTCATGTTGGGAAGGGCCCGCATAAGGGCGATGTCCTCCACCGACTGGTGGGAGGCGCCGTCCTCCCCCACGGTGATCCCGGCATGGCTGGCGGCAATTTTTACATTTAGCCGGGGGTAGGCTATGGAATTGCGCACCTGCTCGAAGGCCCGCCCCGTAGCAAAGATGGCAAAACTGCTGGCAAAAGGAATCTTGCCGCAGAGGGCCAATCCCGCGGCGGTGCCCATTAAGTTCTGCTCGGCAATGCCCATATTAAAGAACCGGTGGGGAAATTCGCGGGCAAAGTATTCGGTCTTGGTGGATTTGGAAAGATCGGCGTCCAGAACCACCACCCGCTCGTCTTGCCGGCCCAGCTCCACCAGGGCCCGGCCGTAGGCTTCCCTGGTAGCCAATTTAGCCACGGCCCTCCCCCCTTTCCAGTTCATTGAGGGCCCGTTCGACTTCCTCCGGCTTGGGAGCCACACCGTGCCAACCCACCTGATGCTCCATGAAGCCCACTCCTTTGCCCTTCACAGTTTCGGCCACAATGGCCGTGGGCCGGCCTTTAATCCCTTTAGCTTCTTCCACGGCCCGGATTATCTGGCCGAAATCGTGACCGTCAATGGTTAAAACTTCCCACCCGAAGGCCTGGAACTTGGCGGCAATGGGTTCCGGCGACAAAACTTCCCTTATAGGACCGTCGATTTGGAGCCCGTTGTGGTCGACGAAGGCGGTAACCCGGTCCAGCTTATAGTGGGCTGCCGCCATAGCCGCTTCCCAGACCATACCTTCCTCCAGCTCCCCATCCCCCAACAACACATAAACCCGATAGGAGCGCCCGTCTAGACGGCCCGCCAGGGCGATGCCGTTGGCTACGGACAACCCCTGGCCCAGGGAGCCGGTGGACATTTCCACCCCCGGCAGGGACTTGCGGTCGGGATGCCCCTGTAGCCGGCTGCCCAGCTTCCTTAAGGTAAAAAGCTCTTCCCGGGGGAAATAGCCCCTGTGGGCGAGGACTGCATAAAGGAGGGGGGCCGCATGTCCCTTGGACAGGATGAAGCGGTCCCGGTCCGGCCAGTCGGGGTTCTGGGGATCTAGCCGCATGATGTGGAAGTAAAGGGCGGTCACGATTTCCACCGCCGATAGGGAGCCGCCGGGATGGCCCGAACCGGCCACCCCTATCATGGTAACAATATCCCTCCGGATGAGGCGGGCTTTTTCTTCTAAGTCGTGCAGCCAGTCCAATTCAATTGTCCCTCCATTCGCGAAAGCCTTCCCCTAGAACTTCATGTACATTGCTCACGATTACAAAGGCCCGGGGGTCTACTTCGGCCACCAGGTTCTTCAGCCTGGTCACTTCGGCCCGCTGGACGACTACCAGAAGCAGTTCGCGCCCCCGGTTGGTATAGACTCCACGCCCGCAGATCCCCGTGGCTCCCCGGTCCAGGTCGGTCAAAATCCGGCGGGCGATTTCCGCACTGTGATCCGAAATAATGACGGCTGCCTTGGCAAATCCACCACCTTCCTGCACGGTATCGATGGCCCGGCTGGCAAGAAAAAGGGCCAGAAGGGCATAAAGGGCGAGTTCCATGCCGAACACTATTCCCGCCAGGGCGATAACCAGGGCATCCACCACCAACAAACCCATCCCGGCGCTCAAGGAGGTAAACCGCCGGAAAAGAAGGGCCGCCAGATCGGTGCCCCCGGTACTACCCCCGGAACGAAAAACGACCCCCAACCCTACCCCGGTAAGGATACCACCGTAAATGGCGGCCAAAAGAGAGTCAAAGGTAGCTGGACGCAACACGAGGCTTAAAGCGTCGGTAAGGAGGGAAAGGGCCACGGTGCCGTAAAGGGTTTTGACCCCGAAACGCAGGCCCAGGACTTTGAGCCCGGCCATAAAAAGGGGTACGTTGAGGACCAGCATGGTCAGCCCTACGGGGACCCCGATAATATGATAGAGGACCGTGGCCAGGCCGCTAACTCCGCCGGCGGCTATTTTATTGGGCACCAAAAAAAGAACGAGGCCCAACCCCGTCAAAAAACAGCCCGCCGTTATCCCTATATATGAACGTATTTCCCGTTCCAGTTTCTTCGACATCGGGCGTCAAACTCCTGCCTATTTAGTTTACGGCACACCCTGGGTTTATAATAGTCAACTACCGGCCTTTGCCGGAAACTCCAACAAAACAGCCTGGGGTGTGGATCCCAGGCCGCTAAAATCACCTTCTTAATTCTGTTTCAGGGCCTCCCGCATAAAATCGGCCAAAAGCTTTTTTTCCCGCAGGGTGAAGTGTTCCATCTCCTCCTGGAGGTGGTGTATATAACGCGTCACCTGGGTGACAAAGGGCACCTGGGGTGGGTCTTTGGCCGCCATGCCCAGGACGGTCCCGGTAACCAGGGCCAGACCCCATTCGGGCCGGGCTACCTTCTCCAGGGCGGCTCGTATGTAAGCCAGCCCCTTCTCTCCCAGGGATCTCAGGTAAATGAGCAGCACGGTCAAAGTATACGCTCCTGCAATCAAGCGGTGTTCCTTACCCTGGAGCTCCTGGATCAGCTCCGGAAGTGCCCCTTTTACCTCCCGAGGCGACCAGCTCCTGAAGATGTTGAGGAGCCGCTCCCTCACTTCCTGCCACTCGCCGCACGGGGTACCCCCCCCGCCAGCTTCTCCGTCCGTCACCTTGTAGGCCTTCTCCGTAGGCACAAACATGATCATAGAGCGACCCCGCAGCTTATCCCCGCTGCTCACCACGTATTCCCGCTCCAGAAAACCTTCCTTTTCCAGCTCGCGCAGCAAGTCATAGGCCGTCCACTTGCTGACCCGGAGATTTTCCGCCACGGTGACGTAGTGGACGGGAGCCAGGGTTTCCTGATAGAGCTTCTTTATCCGGTTCAGGAACTCTAGTCGCCGCCGGGTAAGCATGGTGGTGTCCTCTCCCCTAGTGACGTCGGAATCCTTCCCCCGACCAGGATACCATTCCTATTTGCCGGCTGTCAATTCTTTACTCCCTAATTCGGGGTGTCTCTCCTGCCAGATGCCGTCGGCCACCTGGGCCCACCTGGCCGAGTGGGCATCCAGAAAAGAGGCTATGCTGCCGCTCAAAACCGCTTCGGCCCCCTCATGGGTAGGTTTGGCTCCGGTTTCCGCC of the Thermanaeromonas sp. C210 genome contains:
- a CDS encoding S41 family peptidase — its product is MRKTWRRVVYGLLALCVLVTAGLVVAVAAHYQRVQEAVRVYSLVRWQSLNPVPVDKLLEGAIKGMVEALDDPYSSYLPPDVYRRLEEHVQGTYGGVGLLITLEEEDRRLVVVSPFKGSPAWRAGIKSGDYILAIDDRDTAGMDLDTAASLMQGEPGTRVQLTVLTPGAAEPRKITLVRENIKIPTVDGRMLPAYPGIGYISLSMINEQTGRDLGQLLGELRGQGLRGLVLDLRNNPGGSLHGAVEVASYFVPRGPVVYIVDQKRTEALEATGHNIQVPLVVLINKGSASAAEIIAGAIKDTGSGVLVGETSFGKGVVQTLFELKGGAAVKLTTHKYLTPAKRDIDKTGITPDYQVPLDPQVEQEVLANPPDLERDAQLKKAVEILQAKLAERPAA
- a CDS encoding PDZ domain-containing protein — its product is MAWPPTRYFSREQDEALIPLQDIIPFILHAQLSLLLNPLFWLLVLLVGYQYRRVTRLKQELFGVGGEPVWQYTLLATFHGLLGGLGGSFVMVLVGVSLSNIGISYLWGLALILMLLSPRFLCFSYAGGIVSLVSLIFGWPQVDVPHLMGLIAVLHMVEAVLIRISGHLGAVPVYTEHRGQVVGAFNMQKFWPIPIAALALVSLPPWLQAGGVVPMPDWWPLIRPAAMPDPEEALFVVLPVAAGLGYGDVAITTSPEQKSRVSARHLAFYSLILLGLAILASYVRPLAWLAALFAPLGHECTIWLGRRAEAKGQAFYVFTESGARILDVTKNSAAARLGLRSGDIILEVNGFPVTGRASLAEAVSAGGGRLEVRFYQRESGQERVALTYKGPDEPLGTILVPEPGDKPQVELSTRGWLYRWWRQHKG
- the uvrB gene encoding excinuclease ABC subunit UvrB, coding for MARFVLKADFEPKGDQPKAIAALVEGLKKGYRHQTLLGATGTGKTYTMAQVIQAVQRPTLVLAPNKTLAAQLCGEFKEFFPHNAVEYFVSYYDYYQPEAYVPETDTYIEKDSSINDEIDKLRHSATAALFERRDVIIVASVSCIYGLGSPEDYSKLMVSLREGQEYDRDAIIRKLVDIQYTRNDYELRRGTFRVHGDVLEIFPASFDAKAIRVEFFGDEVERLLEIDTLTGEILGRRYHVAIFPASHYVVEEAKMERALASIEAELEERLKELRDAGKLLEAQRLEQRTRFDLEMMREVGFCKGIENYSRHLTGRAPGEPPYTLLDYFPPDFLLFIDESHIAVPQIGGMYEGDYSRKKTLVEYGFRLPSALDNRPLTFAEFMDRVNQVIYVSATPGPFELEHSQQVVEQIIRPTGLVDPEVIVRPVAGQMDDLLGEIRKRVAKNQRVLITTLTKRMAEALTDYLQEMGIKVRYLHSDINAIERMEIVRDLRLGVFDVLVGINLLREGLDLPEVSLVAILDADKEGFLRSERSLIQTIGRAARNAEGQVIMYADTITESMRRAIDETNRRRKIQMEYNRKHGITPRTVVKPVRDVIEATRAAEEPATYRAKPPQKKMNRRELRSLIKRLEKEMREAARRLEFERAAELRDAILELKEQAG
- the uvrA gene encoding excinuclease ABC subunit UvrA gives rise to the protein MPKEKIVVKGARAHNLKNIDIEIPRDKLVVITGLSGSGKSSLAFDTIYAEGQRRYVESLSAYARQFLGQLDKPDVDYIEGLSPAIAIDQKTASHNPRSTVATVTEIYDYLRLLFARVGRVHCPRCGRAIAPQTVSQMVDRLLAYPQDTRLQILAPVVRGRKGEYRSLLEEIRRNGYVRVRVDGELRETSEEIRLDKNKKHTIEVVVDRLKIRPGIERRLADSLETALKLADDVALVEVEGGEDLLFSAKFACPDCGFSLPEVAPRLFSFNSPYGACPVCTGLGTSMEVDPALVIPDPTLTLREGAIAPWGRGANGYLQMLECVAEHYGFSLDEPVRNLKPEHVQVLLYGSGRERIRFRYTNRFGEHRSYEASFEGVIPNLERRYQETESEWSRAEIEEFMSKKPCPACQGARLKPEALAVRVGGKNIYEVTRLSVAEAREFFDGLDLTERERIIARQILKEIRSRLQFLIDVGLDYLTLDRPTSTLSGGEAQRIRLATQIGSQLVGVLYILDEPSIGLHQRDNARLIATLKHLRDLGNTVIVVEHDEETMREADFIIDIGPGAGAHGGQVVVAGPLNEVMACPHSLTGQYLSGQRRIPVPAVRRKPTEKWLEILGAREHNLKDIDVRFPLGTFICVTGVSGSGKSTLVNEILYAALAQKLNGARTAPGRFREIRGIEHLDKVIAVDQAPIGRTPRSNPATYTGAMDDIRSLFAATPEARARGYKPGRFSFNLKGGRCEACRGDGIIKIEMHFLPDVYVPCEVCKGKRYSRETLEVKYKGKSIADVLDMTVDEAVEFFSAIPRLHRRLSTLQDVGLGYIKLGQPATTLSGGEAQRVKLATELARRSNGRTLYILDEPTTGLHMADVHRLLTVLQRLVDAGNTVVVIEHNLDVIKSADYVIDLGPEGGDRGGWVVAAGTPEEICQVPASYTGQFLQPVLERDRPFNNEIRHAG